The following proteins come from a genomic window of Microbacterium sp. JZ31:
- a CDS encoding siderophore ABC transporter substrate-binding protein — protein sequence MSATRSIAALGLVAASALALSACASTSAEGDAAAEAPAAESETISYTWDRNTVTEEGADPVYEETTVEVPVDPQKIVVFDMAVLDTIGALGGEVAGAPLESVPDYLEDHLADDAFNAGTLFEADLIEIEAQQPDLIVVGGRSAALWEDLNEIAPTIDLSMRDGFLATLEANTAFLGEVLGAEDEAAAALEELTAGIDEAKAAVTEAGGSGLGIMVSGGELSALAPSKGDGDTRGARGGLIYDVFGVDPVVEDVEAATHGEPISFEFLLEHDPEWLWVVDRDAAVATEGAQAAEVVLDNEIVNQTTAAEEDHILYLDPTAWYIVFGGIDTTQRMIDDVLQIAGR from the coding sequence ATGTCTGCAACCCGATCGATCGCCGCCCTCGGGCTCGTCGCCGCCTCGGCGCTCGCGCTCTCGGCGTGCGCGTCGACGTCCGCCGAGGGCGATGCCGCGGCCGAGGCGCCCGCCGCCGAGTCCGAGACGATCAGCTACACGTGGGACCGCAACACGGTGACCGAGGAGGGCGCCGATCCGGTCTACGAGGAGACGACCGTCGAGGTGCCCGTCGACCCGCAGAAGATCGTCGTGTTCGACATGGCCGTGCTCGACACGATCGGCGCGCTCGGTGGCGAGGTCGCCGGGGCGCCGCTCGAGTCGGTGCCCGACTACCTGGAGGACCACCTCGCGGACGACGCGTTCAACGCGGGCACGCTGTTCGAGGCCGACCTGATCGAGATCGAAGCGCAGCAGCCCGACCTGATCGTCGTCGGCGGGCGCTCGGCCGCCCTCTGGGAGGACCTGAACGAGATCGCGCCCACGATCGACCTGTCCATGCGCGACGGCTTCCTCGCCACGCTCGAGGCGAACACCGCGTTCCTGGGCGAGGTGCTCGGCGCGGAGGACGAGGCCGCCGCGGCCCTCGAGGAGCTCACGGCCGGGATCGACGAGGCGAAGGCCGCCGTCACCGAGGCGGGCGGTTCCGGCCTCGGCATCATGGTGTCGGGCGGCGAGCTCAGTGCGCTGGCCCCGTCGAAGGGCGACGGCGACACGCGCGGCGCCCGAGGCGGTCTGATCTACGACGTGTTCGGCGTCGACCCGGTCGTCGAGGACGTCGAGGCCGCCACGCACGGGGAGCCCATCTCGTTCGAGTTCCTCCTCGAGCACGACCCCGAGTGGCTGTGGGTCGTCGACCGTGACGCCGCGGTCGCGACCGAGGGCGCGCAGGCCGCCGAGGTCGTCCTGGACAACGAGATCGTGAACCAGACCACCGCGGCCGAGGAGGACCACATCCTCTACCTCGACCCGACCGCCTGGTACATCGTGTTCGGCGGGATCGACACGACCCAGCGCATGATCGACGACGTCCTGCAGATCGCCGGTCGGTGA
- a CDS encoding ABC transporter permease, with translation MTAIATSTGVPVQARPRRAWAGALIGVALLVLSVASLFIGVSDVSPLALVTGGPDGRAAFLLIVSRIPRTLALLLVGATLAIAGLIMQMLVRNRFVEPGTTGVSEFATLGMLVTMVLWPGMALLGKMGVAAGFALLGTWVFLRIIRAVPVRQLVLVPLVGIMLGGVVAAVTTFFAYRLDLLQSLGQWAQGSFAGVMQGRYEFLWVAGLMGVIAWIAADRFSVIGLGEEFATNLGLDYRRVVAIGMVIIAVTTAAVLVTAGMIPFLGLVVPNIVSLIIGDNVRRSIPWVAGLGAVFVVACDILARVLRFPYEIPLSVIVGIVGAALFLWLLLRKGSRAH, from the coding sequence GTGACAGCGATCGCGACGTCGACAGGCGTCCCCGTCCAGGCCCGCCCCCGGCGCGCCTGGGCGGGGGCGCTGATCGGCGTGGCCCTGCTCGTCCTGTCGGTCGCGAGCCTCTTCATCGGGGTCTCGGATGTCTCCCCGCTCGCGCTCGTGACGGGCGGACCGGACGGGCGCGCCGCGTTCCTGCTGATCGTGAGCCGCATCCCGCGCACGCTCGCGCTGCTGCTGGTCGGGGCGACGCTCGCGATCGCGGGGCTCATCATGCAGATGCTCGTGCGCAACCGGTTCGTCGAGCCGGGCACGACCGGCGTGAGCGAGTTCGCCACGCTCGGCATGCTCGTCACGATGGTGCTGTGGCCCGGCATGGCGCTGCTCGGGAAGATGGGCGTCGCGGCGGGGTTCGCCCTCCTCGGCACGTGGGTGTTCCTGCGGATCATCCGCGCCGTGCCCGTGCGGCAGCTCGTGCTCGTCCCGCTCGTCGGCATCATGCTGGGCGGCGTCGTGGCCGCGGTCACGACGTTCTTCGCCTACCGGCTCGACCTGCTGCAGTCGCTCGGGCAGTGGGCGCAGGGCAGCTTCGCGGGCGTGATGCAGGGGCGCTACGAGTTCCTGTGGGTCGCGGGGCTGATGGGCGTGATCGCGTGGATCGCGGCCGACCGGTTCAGCGTGATCGGCCTCGGCGAGGAGTTCGCCACGAACCTCGGCCTCGACTACCGCCGCGTCGTCGCGATCGGCATGGTGATCATCGCGGTCACGACCGCCGCCGTGCTGGTCACGGCCGGCATGATCCCGTTCCTGGGGCTCGTCGTGCCCAACATCGTGAGCCTCATCATCGGCGACAACGTGCGTCGCTCGATCCCGTGGGTCGCGGGGCTCGGCGCCGTGTTCGTGGTCGCGTGCGACATCCTCGCGCGCGTGCTCCGCTTCCCGTACGAGATCCCGCTGTCGGTCATCGTCGGCATCGTCGGGGCGGCCCTGTTCCTGTGGCTGCTGCTGCGAAAGGGGAGCCGTGCTCACTGA
- a CDS encoding siderophore-interacting protein: MTHATAIPAFTLEREPLELKFRFATLTSREWITPAYVRVRVEGADLVGFGSRGHDDHIRIFLPEPGAPAPTTVEEMRAAPSREFTPLYWGDDGETGWLDLEFAIHGDEGVAGVWAATAPLGSAIGVGGPRGSLRIEGAPAAWLLAGDETAIPQIRRYAAAIADGAPATILIEVADAAHEVPIDAPAVEYVHRGDAPAGSALAARLDALTAQDRPADDVFGYIAAEQGIVKTGRALLVDRWGIEAERVVVKGYWKRGESEYHAPHGPGAR, translated from the coding sequence ATGACCCATGCGACCGCGATCCCGGCATTCACCCTCGAGCGGGAGCCCCTCGAACTGAAGTTCCGCTTCGCGACGCTCACGTCCCGCGAGTGGATCACCCCGGCGTATGTGCGTGTCCGCGTCGAGGGCGCCGACCTCGTCGGATTCGGCTCGCGCGGCCACGACGACCACATCCGGATCTTCCTCCCCGAGCCCGGCGCGCCCGCCCCGACGACGGTCGAGGAGATGCGCGCGGCGCCCAGCCGGGAGTTCACGCCCCTGTACTGGGGCGACGACGGCGAGACCGGATGGCTCGACCTCGAGTTCGCGATCCACGGCGACGAGGGCGTGGCGGGAGTGTGGGCGGCGACCGCACCTCTGGGCTCTGCGATCGGCGTGGGCGGCCCGCGCGGCTCGCTGCGGATCGAGGGCGCCCCGGCCGCGTGGCTGCTCGCGGGCGACGAGACCGCGATCCCGCAGATCCGCCGCTATGCCGCCGCGATCGCGGACGGCGCGCCCGCCACGATCCTCATCGAGGTCGCCGACGCCGCGCACGAGGTGCCGATCGACGCCCCCGCGGTCGAGTACGTCCACCGCGGCGACGCTCCGGCGGGCTCGGCGCTCGCGGCGCGCCTCGACGCGCTGACCGCGCAGGATCGGCCGGCGGACGACGTCTTCGGCTACATCGCCGCCGAGCAGGGCATCGTCAAGACCGGCCGCGCGCTGCTCGTCGACCGCTGGGGCATCGAGGCCGAGCGCGTCGTCGTGAAGGGCTACTGGAAGCGCGGTGAGTCGGAGTACCACGCGCCCCACGGCCCCGGCGCGCGCTGA
- a CDS encoding iron chelate uptake ABC transporter family permease subunit, with product MLTEQAPLAVATPPRTLWSRPGVRMAALAAVVLALVALFLFTDVPGSLLFALKVRGLSVTAMLVVATAVGVSTVVFHTITQNRILTPSIMGFDAFYMLISTIVVFFFGATSFLTLDPLILWGVQVVVMVAFSVLLFTWLFGGKRRSIHLMLLVGIVLGTFFRSFTEWMQRMLDPVAFQVLSDAGFASLTRPDETLLLLTAILVALGCAAAIPLSATLDVLTLGEPAAVGLGVDHRRTVMILFGIVSVMIAASTALVGPVLFFGLIVANLAYAYAGSFRHAWTLPTAVLLGMVCLVGGQLVIERLFAFSATLSTVIEFAGGLFFLYLVLRKGAR from the coding sequence GTGCTCACTGAACAGGCGCCCCTCGCCGTCGCGACCCCGCCGCGCACCCTGTGGTCCCGCCCCGGCGTGCGGATGGCGGCGCTCGCCGCGGTCGTGCTCGCGCTCGTTGCGCTGTTCCTGTTCACGGACGTGCCCGGATCGCTGCTGTTCGCGCTGAAGGTGCGCGGACTGAGCGTCACCGCCATGCTCGTCGTCGCGACCGCGGTCGGCGTCTCGACGGTCGTGTTCCACACGATCACGCAGAACCGGATCCTGACGCCGTCGATCATGGGCTTCGACGCGTTCTACATGCTGATCTCGACCATCGTGGTCTTCTTCTTCGGCGCGACGTCGTTCCTGACGCTGGACCCGCTGATCCTGTGGGGCGTGCAGGTGGTCGTCATGGTGGCGTTCAGCGTGCTGCTGTTCACGTGGCTGTTCGGCGGGAAGCGCCGCTCGATCCACCTGATGCTGCTCGTCGGCATCGTGCTCGGCACGTTCTTCCGGTCCTTCACGGAGTGGATGCAACGGATGCTCGATCCGGTCGCGTTCCAGGTGCTGAGCGACGCGGGATTCGCCTCGCTCACGCGACCGGATGAGACCCTCCTGCTGCTGACGGCGATCCTGGTCGCGCTCGGCTGCGCCGCCGCGATCCCGCTGAGCGCGACGCTTGACGTGCTGACCCTGGGCGAGCCGGCCGCGGTCGGGCTCGGCGTGGATCACCGTCGCACGGTGATGATCCTCTTCGGGATCGTGTCGGTCATGATCGCGGCCTCCACCGCGCTCGTCGGGCCGGTGCTGTTCTTCGGCCTCATCGTCGCGAACCTCGCGTACGCCTACGCCGGATCGTTCCGGCACGCGTGGACGCTGCCCACCGCCGTGCTGCTCGGCATGGTGTGCCTCGTGGGCGGCCAGCTCGTGATCGAGCGGCTCTTCGCGTTCAGCGCGACGCTGTCGACGGTCATCGAGTTCGCCGGCGGCCTGTTCTTCCTGTACCTCGTGCTGCGAAAGGGGGCGCGATGA